A section of the Burkholderia mallei ATCC 23344 genome encodes:
- a CDS encoding DesA family fatty acid desaturase: MLNSLLDFLSNGLLRFSWWQIVLFTLAVTHVTIVGVTVYLHRCQAHRALDLHPIMSHFFRAWLWMTTGMLTGQWAAIHRKHHAKCETEEDPHSPQTRGIWKVLLEGAELYRAEAKNEETMRKYGHGTPNDWLERNVYSKYPILGVSLMMVIDVALFGLVGLTVWAVQMVWIPFWAAGVVNGLGHFWGYRNFNAADASTNLFPWGIVIGGEELHNNHHTFATSAKLSNKWYEFDIGWMYIRIMSAFGLAKVKKIAPTPRLAARKTVLDQETLQAVLSNRYEVMARYAKTLKRAYRQELAHLKELGAREKYQLMRGARKWFHKDEAGLDEPQKRMLPEIFANSQKLHTFFQLRAELTAIWERSNASREQLLTQLQDWCHRAEQSGIKALQEFATRLRRYA, translated from the coding sequence TTGTTGAATTCCCTGCTCGATTTCCTTTCCAACGGGCTTCTGCGTTTCTCGTGGTGGCAGATCGTGCTGTTCACGCTCGCCGTCACGCACGTGACGATCGTCGGCGTGACGGTCTATCTGCATCGCTGCCAGGCACACCGCGCGCTCGATCTGCATCCGATCATGAGCCACTTCTTCCGCGCCTGGCTGTGGATGACGACGGGCATGCTGACGGGCCAGTGGGCGGCGATCCATCGCAAGCACCATGCGAAGTGCGAGACCGAGGAGGATCCGCACAGCCCGCAGACGCGCGGCATCTGGAAGGTGCTGCTCGAAGGCGCCGAGCTGTATCGTGCGGAGGCGAAGAACGAGGAGACGATGCGCAAGTACGGCCACGGCACGCCGAACGACTGGCTCGAGCGCAACGTCTACTCGAAATACCCGATTCTCGGCGTGAGCCTGATGATGGTGATCGACGTCGCGCTGTTCGGCCTCGTCGGCCTCACCGTCTGGGCAGTCCAGATGGTGTGGATCCCATTCTGGGCGGCGGGCGTCGTCAACGGTCTCGGCCACTTCTGGGGCTACCGCAACTTCAACGCGGCCGACGCGAGCACGAACCTGTTTCCGTGGGGCATCGTGATCGGCGGCGAGGAGCTGCACAACAATCATCATACGTTTGCGACGTCGGCGAAGCTGTCGAACAAGTGGTACGAGTTCGACATCGGCTGGATGTACATCCGCATCATGTCGGCGTTCGGGCTCGCGAAGGTAAAGAAGATCGCGCCGACGCCGCGGCTCGCCGCGCGCAAGACGGTGCTCGACCAGGAAACGCTGCAGGCCGTGCTGTCGAACCGTTACGAGGTGATGGCGCGCTATGCGAAGACGCTCAAGCGCGCGTACAGGCAGGAGCTCGCGCACCTGAAGGAGCTGGGCGCGCGCGAGAAGTATCAGCTGATGCGCGGCGCGCGCAAATGGTTCCACAAGGACGAGGCGGGCCTCGACGAGCCGCAGAAGCGGATGCTGCCGGAGATCTTCGCGAACAGCCAGAAGCTGCACACGTTCTTCCAACTGCGCGCCGAGCTCACGGCGATCTGGGAGCGCTCGAACGCCTCGCGCGAACAGCTGCTCACGCAGTTGCAGGACTGGTGCCATCGCGCCGAGCAAAGCGGCATCAAGGCGTTGCAGGAGTTCGCGACGCGCCTGCGCCGCTACGCGTGA
- a CDS encoding mechanosensitive ion channel family protein → MMTNHLTRRLAAVAHDFGQPAMIWQAVAFFGSLALAWLLARHLRGRIDARRRAAGRTPGPGALSLNRALFPLIGGVFMWLAETTFDELMPTSLLQLALVPLFGIGLIYILFFVARRVFARDGHTHAWLSIVEKLVSIVVWIAMALTVLGIQRDVLGWLDSVQFRVANARLTLLSIVSGALWVCVTLVVAMWLGSVLEERLMRARSLDANLRVVLARVGRALLIFAAVLIGLSLVGIDVTVLGVFGGALGVGLGFGLQKIASNYVSGFIILLDRSLRLGDAINVGGLQGVVTQIRTRYTVVRGLDGNETLIPNEKLITDVVQNQSSYLTRGYAKVAVQVAYTSDVEHAMALLADAAKGVERVLEDPAPTPYLVGFGADGIDLELGFWIADAAKGTAGVRSTVNRNIWRLFVAHGISIPFPQREVRVIGLPDGIAPAAGAAGPAAGRQPQDA, encoded by the coding sequence ATGATGACGAACCACCTCACACGGCGGCTCGCGGCCGTCGCGCACGACTTCGGCCAGCCGGCGATGATCTGGCAGGCGGTCGCGTTCTTCGGCTCGCTCGCGCTCGCGTGGCTGCTCGCGCGCCATCTGCGCGGGCGCATCGACGCGCGCCGTCGCGCGGCCGGGCGCACGCCCGGCCCGGGCGCGCTGAGCCTGAACCGCGCGCTGTTCCCGCTCATCGGCGGCGTGTTCATGTGGCTCGCGGAGACGACGTTCGACGAGCTGATGCCGACGTCGCTCCTGCAGCTCGCGCTCGTGCCGCTCTTCGGCATCGGGCTCATCTACATCCTGTTCTTCGTCGCGCGCCGCGTGTTCGCGCGCGACGGCCACACGCACGCGTGGCTGTCGATCGTCGAGAAGCTCGTGTCGATCGTCGTGTGGATCGCGATGGCGCTCACGGTACTCGGCATCCAGCGCGACGTGCTCGGCTGGCTCGACAGCGTCCAGTTCCGCGTCGCGAACGCGCGCCTCACGCTGCTGTCGATCGTGTCGGGCGCGCTGTGGGTCTGCGTGACGCTCGTCGTCGCGATGTGGCTCGGCTCGGTGCTCGAGGAGCGGCTGATGCGCGCGCGCTCGCTCGACGCGAACCTGCGGGTCGTGCTCGCGCGCGTCGGCCGTGCGCTCCTCATCTTCGCGGCGGTGCTGATCGGGCTGTCGCTCGTCGGCATCGACGTGACCGTGCTCGGCGTGTTCGGCGGCGCGCTCGGCGTCGGGCTCGGCTTCGGCCTGCAGAAAATTGCGAGCAACTATGTGTCGGGCTTCATCATCCTGCTCGACCGCTCGCTGCGGCTCGGCGACGCGATCAACGTGGGCGGCCTGCAGGGCGTCGTCACGCAGATCCGCACGCGCTACACGGTCGTGCGCGGCCTCGACGGCAACGAGACGCTGATTCCGAACGAGAAGCTCATCACCGACGTCGTGCAGAACCAGTCGTCGTACCTGACGCGCGGCTACGCGAAGGTCGCGGTTCAGGTCGCGTACACGTCGGACGTCGAGCACGCGATGGCGCTGCTCGCCGACGCGGCGAAGGGCGTCGAGCGCGTGCTCGAGGATCCGGCGCCCACGCCTTATCTCGTCGGCTTCGGCGCGGACGGCATCGATCTCGAGCTCGGCTTCTGGATCGCCGACGCGGCGAAGGGGACGGCCGGCGTGCGCTCGACGGTCAACCGCAACATCTGGCGGCTTTTTGTCGCACACGGGATCTCGATTCCGTTCCCGCAGCGGGAGGTGCGCGTGATCGGGCTGCCCGACGGCATCGCGCCCGCGGCCGGCGCAGCCGGCCCGGCGGCGGGGCGCCAGCCGCAGGACGCCTAG
- a CDS encoding RsmB/NOP family class I SAM-dependent RNA methyltransferase has product MKLHGFLIGQTEALLAEVLKFAGPADVTTSRFFRAHPKLGHAERGVIAEAVFAVLRRRMEYAHLAESGTGAPARRLALLGLMQTVGRSALKPFVSDAEWAWLDHVAKIDPASLPLRVRTNLPDWIHQALAERLGADELAQFAAAVNYPAPLDLRANALKATRDQVIDSLRAAGIDAGATPFAPFGVRVVGKPALAKLKLFEEGLIEVQDEGSQLLCSLVAPRRGEMIVDFCAGAGGKTLALGAMMRSTGRLYAFDVSEKRLAKLKPRLARSGLSNVNPVLIDSEHDAKIKRLAGKIDRVLVDAPCSGLGTLRRNPDLKWRQSRETVDELAPKQASILASAARLVKKGGRLVYATCSVLEAENEAIVSAFLAAHPAFELVPASRVLAEQRIALDTGDYLSLWPHRHATDGFFAAVLERRAQ; this is encoded by the coding sequence ATGAAGCTGCACGGTTTCCTGATTGGCCAGACCGAGGCGCTCCTCGCCGAAGTCCTGAAATTCGCCGGCCCGGCCGACGTGACGACGAGCCGCTTCTTCCGCGCGCACCCGAAGCTCGGTCACGCCGAGCGCGGCGTGATCGCCGAGGCGGTGTTCGCGGTGCTGCGGCGGAGGATGGAGTACGCGCACCTCGCCGAGAGCGGCACCGGCGCGCCGGCGCGGCGCCTGGCGCTGCTCGGGCTGATGCAGACGGTCGGCCGCTCGGCGCTCAAGCCGTTCGTGTCGGACGCCGAATGGGCGTGGCTCGACCACGTCGCGAAGATCGATCCGGCGAGCCTGCCGCTGCGCGTGCGCACGAACCTGCCCGACTGGATTCACCAGGCGCTCGCCGAGCGCCTGGGCGCCGACGAGCTCGCGCAGTTCGCGGCGGCCGTCAACTATCCGGCGCCGCTCGATCTGCGTGCGAACGCGCTGAAGGCGACGCGCGACCAGGTGATCGACAGCCTGCGTGCCGCGGGCATCGACGCCGGCGCGACGCCGTTCGCGCCGTTCGGCGTGCGCGTGGTCGGCAAGCCGGCGCTCGCGAAGCTCAAGCTGTTCGAGGAGGGGCTGATCGAGGTGCAGGACGAGGGCAGCCAGTTGCTGTGCTCGCTCGTCGCGCCGCGCCGCGGCGAGATGATCGTCGATTTCTGCGCGGGCGCGGGCGGCAAGACGCTCGCGCTCGGCGCGATGATGCGCTCGACGGGGCGCCTCTATGCATTCGACGTGTCCGAGAAGCGTCTCGCGAAGCTGAAGCCGCGCTTGGCGAGAAGCGGCCTGTCGAACGTGAACCCGGTGCTGATCGACAGCGAGCACGACGCGAAGATCAAGCGGCTCGCGGGCAAGATCGACCGCGTGCTCGTCGATGCGCCGTGCAGCGGCCTCGGCACGCTGCGCCGCAATCCCGATCTGAAGTGGCGCCAGTCGCGCGAGACGGTCGATGAGCTCGCGCCGAAGCAGGCGTCGATTCTCGCGAGCGCCGCGCGCCTCGTGAAGAAGGGCGGCCGGCTCGTGTACGCGACCTGCAGCGTGCTCGAGGCGGAGAACGAAGCGATCGTGTCGGCGTTCCTCGCCGCGCATCCGGCGTTCGAGCTCGTGCCGGCGAGCCGCGTGCTCGCCGAGCAGCGGATCGCGCTCGACACGGGCGATTACCTGTCGCTCTGGCCGCATCGCCACGCGACCGACGGCTTCTTCGCCGCCGTGCTCGAGCGGCGCGCGCAGTAA
- the purN gene encoding phosphoribosylglycinamide formyltransferase: protein MKKLVILISGRGSNMEAIVRACAREGWPAEVAAVISNRPGAAGLEFAASHGIATAVVDHRAFDGRDSFDAALAAEIDRFAPDLVVLAGFMRILTPAFVAKYEGRMLNIHPSLLPSFKGIHTHQQALDAGVALHGASVHFVIPELDSGAIVAQAAVPVVAGDDADALAARVLAAEHTLYPRAVRWFVDGKLRLDAGRAIVAPDEARWLFADAIDTSTSEGV, encoded by the coding sequence ATGAAAAAACTTGTCATCCTGATTTCCGGCCGCGGCAGCAACATGGAGGCCATCGTACGCGCCTGCGCGCGCGAAGGCTGGCCCGCCGAGGTCGCCGCCGTGATTTCCAACCGGCCGGGCGCGGCCGGCCTCGAATTCGCGGCGTCGCACGGCATCGCGACGGCCGTCGTCGACCACCGCGCGTTCGACGGCCGCGACAGCTTCGATGCGGCGCTCGCCGCCGAAATCGACCGCTTCGCCCCCGATCTCGTCGTGCTCGCCGGCTTCATGCGCATTCTCACGCCGGCGTTCGTCGCCAAATATGAGGGGCGGATGCTCAACATCCATCCGTCGCTGCTGCCGAGCTTCAAGGGCATTCATACGCATCAGCAGGCGCTCGACGCGGGCGTCGCGCTGCACGGCGCATCCGTCCACTTCGTGATTCCGGAGCTCGACAGCGGCGCGATCGTCGCGCAGGCGGCCGTGCCCGTCGTCGCGGGCGACGATGCCGATGCGCTCGCCGCGCGCGTGCTCGCCGCCGAGCACACGCTGTATCCGCGCGCGGTGCGCTGGTTCGTCGACGGCAAGCTGCGCCTCGACGCGGGGCGCGCCATCGTTGCGCCCGACGAGGCGCGCTGGCTATTCGCGGATGCGATCGACACGTCGACGAGCGAGGGCGTATGA
- a CDS encoding bifunctional riboflavin kinase/FAD synthetase — translation MKVFRGLPNAESRAPCALTIGNFDGVHRGHQALLARVRAAADARGLPVCVMTFEPHPREFFNPASAPPRIAMLRDKLEALREHGVDRVVVEHFNHTFASQSPEAFVERTLVHGLHTRWIMVGDDFCYGARRAGDFASLKAAGERFGFEVEQMETLADADGARISSSGVRAALAAGDLDAAARALGHGYAISGHVAHGLKLGRDLGFPTLNLPIAHKRPALSGIFVVRVHGLAPEPLPGVASLGVRPTVDDSGRVLLEVHLLDWHGDAYGKLVRVEFLKKLRDEAKFVDLETLSRAIAQDVVDTRAYFAEHGRAPGSRATGFATSATDRIS, via the coding sequence GTGAAAGTCTTCCGCGGCCTGCCCAACGCCGAGAGCCGCGCCCCGTGCGCGTTGACGATCGGCAACTTCGACGGTGTCCATCGCGGCCACCAGGCCCTGCTCGCGCGCGTGCGCGCGGCGGCGGACGCGCGCGGGCTGCCCGTGTGCGTGATGACGTTCGAGCCGCATCCGCGCGAATTCTTCAATCCGGCGAGCGCGCCGCCGCGCATCGCGATGCTGCGCGACAAGCTCGAGGCGCTGCGCGAGCACGGCGTCGACCGCGTGGTCGTCGAGCACTTCAACCATACGTTCGCGAGCCAGTCGCCCGAGGCGTTCGTCGAACGCACGCTCGTCCATGGGCTGCACACCCGCTGGATCATGGTCGGCGACGACTTCTGCTACGGCGCGAGGCGCGCGGGCGATTTCGCGTCGCTGAAGGCGGCGGGCGAGCGCTTCGGCTTCGAGGTCGAGCAGATGGAAACGCTCGCCGACGCCGATGGCGCGCGCATTTCGAGCTCCGGCGTGCGCGCCGCGCTCGCGGCGGGAGATCTCGACGCCGCCGCGCGCGCGCTCGGCCACGGCTATGCGATCAGCGGCCACGTCGCGCACGGGCTGAAGCTCGGCCGCGACCTCGGCTTCCCGACGCTGAACCTGCCGATCGCGCACAAGCGCCCGGCCCTGTCGGGCATCTTCGTCGTGCGCGTGCACGGCCTCGCGCCCGAGCCGCTGCCGGGCGTCGCGAGCCTCGGCGTGCGGCCGACCGTCGACGATTCCGGCCGCGTGCTGCTCGAAGTGCACCTGCTCGACTGGCACGGCGATGCATACGGCAAGCTCGTTCGCGTCGAATTCCTGAAGAAGCTGCGCGACGAGGCGAAATTCGTCGATCTCGAAACGCTCTCGCGCGCGATCGCGCAGGACGTCGTCGACACGCGCGCGTACTTCGCCGAGCACGGTCGCGCGCCGGGCAGCCGCGCGACCGGCTTCGCGACGTCGGCCACCGACCGAATTAGCTGA
- the ileS gene encoding isoleucine--tRNA ligase, producing MSNKKADSKPQAKYPVNLLDTPFPMRGDLPKREPQWVEDWEARGVYEKIRAASQGRPKFILHDGPPYANGDIHLGHAVNKILKDMVVKSRNMAGFDAPYVPGWDCHGMPIEIQIEKRFGKSLPAAEVMAKARAYATEQIEKQKVGFKRLGVLGEWGNPYKTMNFQNEAEEIRALGKIIEKGYVYRGLKPVNWCFDCGSALAEAEVEYKDRTDPTIDVLFAFAEPEKTAHAFGLAELPRAEGGIVIWTTTPWTIPANQALNLHPEIVYALVDTERGLLVMAEERVEACMKDFGLTGRVIARTPGEKLANLRFHHPLAAAHPGYKRTSPVYLGDYVTTDTGTGVVHSSPAYGVEDFTSCKAHGMTDSDIINPVMGDGRYIESLPLFGGLTIWDANPKIVDALKAAGSLLRNERYAHSYMHCWRHKTPIIYRATSQWFAGMDTQPAGGGKTLRETALDAVDATAFYPSWGKQRLHAMIANRPDWTLSRQRQWGVPMAFFVHKETGELHPRTLELLEEVAKRVERQGIEAWQTLDARELIGDDANLYEKNRDTLDVWFDSGTTHWHVLRGSHKDQLQFPADLYLEGSDQHRGWFHSSLLTASMLDGRAPYKGLLTHGFTVDGEGRKMSKSLGNGIDPHEVANRLGAEIIRLWIASTDYSGELAISEEILKRVTEGYRRIRNTLRFLLANLSDFDYAKDALPAGQWLEIDRYAVAFAAQLQAELLAHYEKYEFHPVVAKLQTFCSEDLGGFYLDVLKDRLYTSAPASPARRSAQTALYHVTQGLLRVLAPFLSFTAEEAWRVFQPQSDTIFTETYYAYPEIAGAEALIAKWTLLRDVRGDVTKALEEARTANRIGSSLQAQVEVRASGARYDALASLGDDLKFVLITSAATVVKVDAQGDESVDVAASTYPKCERCWHYREDVGAHADHPTLCGRCFSNLFENGETRSAA from the coding sequence ATGAGCAACAAGAAAGCCGACTCGAAACCGCAGGCCAAGTATCCGGTCAACCTGCTCGACACGCCGTTCCCGATGCGCGGCGACCTCCCGAAGCGCGAGCCGCAATGGGTGGAGGACTGGGAGGCGCGCGGCGTCTACGAGAAGATCCGCGCGGCGAGCCAGGGCCGGCCGAAGTTCATCCTGCACGACGGCCCGCCGTACGCGAACGGCGACATCCACCTCGGCCACGCGGTCAACAAGATCCTGAAGGACATGGTCGTGAAGTCGCGCAACATGGCGGGCTTCGACGCGCCGTACGTGCCCGGCTGGGACTGCCACGGCATGCCGATCGAGATCCAGATCGAAAAGCGGTTCGGCAAGTCGCTGCCCGCCGCCGAAGTGATGGCGAAGGCGCGCGCGTACGCGACCGAGCAGATCGAGAAGCAGAAGGTGGGCTTCAAGCGCCTGGGCGTGCTCGGCGAGTGGGGCAACCCGTACAAGACGATGAACTTCCAGAACGAGGCGGAGGAAATCCGCGCGCTCGGCAAGATCATCGAGAAGGGCTACGTGTATCGCGGCCTGAAGCCCGTGAACTGGTGCTTCGATTGCGGCTCGGCGCTCGCCGAGGCGGAAGTCGAATACAAGGACCGCACCGATCCGACGATCGACGTGCTGTTCGCGTTCGCCGAGCCCGAGAAGACCGCGCACGCGTTCGGCCTCGCCGAGCTGCCGCGCGCCGAAGGCGGGATCGTGATCTGGACCACGACGCCGTGGACCATCCCCGCGAACCAGGCGCTCAACCTGCATCCGGAGATCGTCTACGCGCTCGTCGACACGGAGCGCGGCCTGCTCGTCATGGCCGAGGAGCGCGTCGAGGCGTGCATGAAGGACTTCGGCCTCACGGGCCGCGTGATCGCGAGGACGCCCGGCGAGAAGCTCGCGAACCTGCGCTTTCACCACCCGCTCGCCGCCGCGCATCCGGGCTACAAGCGCACGTCGCCCGTCTATCTCGGCGACTACGTGACGACCGACACCGGCACGGGCGTCGTCCACTCGTCGCCCGCGTACGGCGTCGAGGATTTCACGTCGTGCAAGGCGCACGGAATGACCGATTCGGACATCATCAACCCGGTGATGGGCGACGGCCGCTACATCGAATCGCTGCCGCTGTTCGGCGGGCTCACGATCTGGGACGCGAACCCGAAGATCGTCGACGCCCTGAAGGCCGCGGGCTCGCTGCTGCGCAACGAGCGCTACGCGCACAGCTACATGCATTGCTGGCGCCACAAGACGCCGATCATCTACCGCGCGACGTCGCAATGGTTCGCCGGCATGGACACGCAGCCGGCCGGCGGCGGCAAGACGCTGCGCGAGACCGCGCTCGACGCGGTCGACGCGACCGCGTTCTACCCGTCGTGGGGCAAGCAGCGCCTGCATGCGATGATCGCGAACCGTCCCGACTGGACGCTGTCGCGCCAGCGCCAATGGGGCGTGCCGATGGCGTTCTTCGTCCACAAGGAAACGGGCGAGCTGCATCCGCGCACGCTCGAGCTGCTCGAGGAAGTCGCCAAGCGCGTCGAGCGGCAAGGCATCGAGGCGTGGCAGACGCTCGACGCGCGCGAGCTGATCGGCGACGACGCGAACCTGTACGAGAAGAACCGCGACACGCTCGACGTGTGGTTCGACTCGGGCACGACGCACTGGCACGTGCTGCGCGGCTCGCACAAGGATCAGTTGCAGTTCCCGGCCGACCTGTACCTCGAGGGCTCGGACCAGCATCGCGGCTGGTTCCACTCGTCGCTGCTGACCGCGTCGATGCTCGACGGCCGCGCGCCTTACAAGGGTCTGCTCACGCACGGCTTCACGGTGGACGGCGAAGGCCGCAAGATGAGCAAGTCGCTCGGCAACGGGATCGATCCGCATGAAGTCGCGAACCGCCTCGGCGCGGAAATCATCCGCCTCTGGATCGCGTCGACCGATTATTCGGGCGAGCTCGCGATCTCGGAAGAAATTCTCAAGCGCGTGACGGAAGGCTATCGCCGGATCCGCAACACGCTGCGCTTCCTGCTCGCGAACCTGTCGGACTTCGATTACGCGAAGGATGCGCTGCCCGCCGGGCAATGGCTCGAGATCGACCGCTACGCGGTCGCGTTCGCCGCGCAGTTGCAGGCGGAGTTGCTCGCGCATTACGAGAAGTACGAGTTCCACCCGGTCGTCGCGAAGCTGCAGACGTTCTGCTCGGAGGACCTGGGCGGCTTCTATCTCGACGTGCTGAAGGACCGCCTGTACACGAGCGCGCCCGCGTCGCCGGCACGCCGCTCCGCGCAGACGGCGCTCTACCACGTGACGCAGGGCCTGCTGCGCGTGCTCGCGCCGTTCCTGTCGTTTACGGCCGAGGAAGCCTGGCGCGTGTTCCAGCCGCAAAGCGACACGATCTTCACCGAGACCTACTACGCGTATCCGGAAATCGCGGGCGCCGAGGCGCTCATCGCGAAATGGACGCTGCTGCGCGACGTGCGCGGCGACGTGACGAAGGCGCTCGAGGAAGCGCGCACCGCGAACCGGATCGGCTCGTCGTTGCAGGCGCAAGTCGAAGTGCGCGCGTCGGGCGCGCGCTACGACGCGCTCGCGAGCCTCGGCGACGATCTGAAGTTCGTGCTGATCACGTCGGCGGCGACGGTCGTGAAGGTCGACGCGCAGGGCGACGAAAGCGTCGACGTCGCGGCCTCGACATACCCGAAGTGTGAGCGCTGCTGGCACTACCGCGAGGACGTCGGCGCGCACGCCGATCATCCGACGCTTTGCGGCCGCTGCTTCTCCAACCTGTTCGAAAACGGCGAAACCCGGAGCGCTGCGTAA
- the lspA gene encoding signal peptidase II: MAKTLSKSSGGALAPWLGISLIVILFDQLTKIAVLKTFAYGAMHALTPFFNLTLIYNRGAAFGFLATAGGWQRWAFTALGIGATLVICYLLKRHGHQRLFSLSLALILGGALGNVIDRLIYGHVIDFLDFHVGAWHWPAFNLADSAITVGAVLLIYDELRRVRGAR; encoded by the coding sequence ATGGCGAAGACCCTGTCGAAATCCTCGGGTGGCGCGCTCGCGCCGTGGCTCGGCATCTCGCTGATCGTGATCCTGTTCGATCAGTTGACGAAGATCGCCGTGCTCAAGACGTTCGCGTACGGCGCGATGCACGCGCTCACGCCGTTCTTCAACCTGACGCTGATCTACAACCGCGGCGCCGCGTTCGGCTTTCTCGCGACGGCGGGCGGCTGGCAGCGCTGGGCGTTCACCGCGCTCGGCATCGGCGCGACGCTCGTGATCTGCTATCTGCTCAAGCGCCACGGCCACCAGCGGCTCTTCAGCCTGTCGCTCGCGCTGATTCTCGGCGGCGCGCTCGGCAACGTGATCGATCGCCTGATCTACGGTCACGTGATCGATTTCCTCGACTTCCACGTCGGCGCGTGGCACTGGCCCGCGTTCAATCTCGCCGACTCCGCGATCACGGTGGGCGCGGTGCTCCTCATCTACGACGAGCTGCGTCGCGTGCGCGGCGCGCGCTAA
- the coaBC gene encoding bifunctional phosphopantothenoylcysteine decarboxylase/phosphopantothenate--cysteine ligase CoaBC: protein MAHAELAGKHLVLGLTGGIACYKIAELTRLLTKAGATVQVAMTEAATQFITPVTMQALSGRPVYTSQWDARMPNNMAHIDLSREADAIVIAPASTDFLAKLAHGFADDLLSTLCIARDCPLLVVPAMNRQMWQNPATQRNVAQLRHDGVAVLGPDSGAQACGEVGDGRMLEPEAIYEAIVTHFQPKALAHRRVLITAGPTFEPLDPVRGLTNRSSGKMGFALARAAQQAGADVHLVAGPVHLPTPWGVYREDVQTAQQMYDAVMNAVPDADVFIAVAAVADWRAAQPAEHKIKKTADHKMPALTFVENPDILASVAALPDAPYCVGFAAESGDLDVHGEEKRVRKRVPLLIGNLGPLTFGLDDNEVVLFEASGTTRLPRADKMTLAHALVAEIAKRLPDTRLI, encoded by the coding sequence TTGGCACACGCAGAACTCGCTGGAAAACACCTCGTCCTCGGCCTCACGGGCGGCATCGCCTGCTACAAGATCGCCGAACTCACGCGCCTGCTGACGAAGGCGGGCGCGACCGTGCAGGTCGCGATGACGGAAGCCGCGACGCAGTTCATCACGCCCGTCACGATGCAGGCGCTGTCGGGCCGCCCCGTCTACACGAGCCAGTGGGACGCGCGGATGCCGAACAACATGGCGCACATCGATCTGTCGCGCGAAGCCGACGCGATCGTGATCGCGCCCGCGTCGACCGATTTCCTCGCCAAGCTCGCGCACGGCTTCGCCGACGATCTGCTGTCGACGCTGTGCATCGCGCGCGACTGCCCGCTCCTCGTCGTGCCCGCGATGAACCGCCAGATGTGGCAGAACCCGGCGACGCAACGCAACGTCGCGCAACTGCGCCACGACGGCGTCGCGGTGCTCGGCCCCGATTCGGGCGCCCAGGCGTGCGGCGAGGTCGGCGACGGCCGGATGCTCGAGCCGGAGGCGATCTACGAAGCGATCGTCACGCATTTCCAGCCGAAGGCGCTCGCGCATCGCCGCGTGCTGATCACGGCCGGCCCGACGTTCGAGCCGCTCGATCCGGTGCGCGGCCTGACGAACCGCTCGAGCGGCAAGATGGGCTTCGCGCTCGCGCGCGCCGCGCAGCAGGCGGGCGCCGACGTGCATCTCGTCGCGGGCCCCGTCCATCTGCCGACGCCGTGGGGCGTGTACCGCGAGGACGTGCAGACCGCGCAGCAGATGTACGACGCGGTGATGAACGCGGTGCCGGACGCGGACGTGTTCATCGCGGTCGCCGCGGTCGCCGACTGGCGCGCCGCGCAACCGGCCGAGCACAAGATCAAGAAGACCGCCGATCACAAGATGCCGGCGCTCACGTTCGTCGAGAATCCCGACATCCTCGCGAGCGTCGCCGCGCTGCCCGATGCGCCCTACTGCGTCGGCTTCGCGGCGGAAAGCGGCGATCTCGACGTGCACGGCGAGGAAAAGCGCGTGCGCAAGAGGGTGCCGCTGCTGATCGGCAATCTCGGGCCGCTCACGTTCGGCCTCGACGACAACGAAGTCGTGCTGTTCGAGGCGAGCGGCACGACGCGGCTGCCGCGCGCCGACAAGATGACGCTCGCGCACGCGCTCGTCGCCGAAATCGCGAAACGGCTGCCCGATACGCGCCTCATTTGA
- the dut gene encoding dUTP diphosphatase, which produces MKLDLKILDARMRDYLPKYATTGSAGLDLRACLDAPVTLKPGDTALVPTGLAIHLADPGYAALILPRSGLGHKHGIVLGNLVGLIDSDYQGELMISTWNRGQTEFALNPFERLAQLVIVPVVQARFNLVDDFAQSERGAGGFGSTGRG; this is translated from the coding sequence ATGAAACTCGATCTGAAGATTCTCGACGCGCGCATGCGCGACTACCTGCCGAAATACGCGACGACGGGCAGCGCGGGGCTCGACCTGCGCGCGTGCCTCGACGCGCCCGTCACGCTGAAGCCGGGCGACACGGCGCTCGTGCCGACGGGCCTCGCGATCCATCTCGCCGATCCCGGCTATGCGGCGCTGATCCTGCCGCGCTCGGGCCTCGGCCACAAGCACGGCATCGTGCTCGGCAACCTGGTCGGCCTCATCGATTCGGACTACCAGGGCGAGCTGATGATCTCGACGTGGAACCGCGGCCAGACCGAGTTCGCGCTGAACCCGTTCGAGCGCCTCGCGCAGCTCGTGATCGTGCCGGTCGTGCAGGCGAGGTTCAACCTCGTCGACGATTTCGCGCAAAGCGAGCGCGGCGCGGGCGGCTTCGGCAGCACCGGCCGCGGCTGA